Within Oncorhynchus keta strain PuntledgeMale-10-30-2019 chromosome 30, Oket_V2, whole genome shotgun sequence, the genomic segment ATCGCCTAGTGTAGAAAGAAAACGACCCCAAAACAACTGGCGCCATTTCCTTCCTCCCAATGCTTCACTAAGTAAGGCCTAATGCCTAGTATAGCACTTCGAGTTTCAAGTAGCAGCCTATTCCATCCGCATATGTATATGCTATCAAGTTAGCTAGTTAGTACTGCCGGGTGCTATTCCTCCCCGCGAATTTACCAGCTGGCTAAGTAACTGTATCTGGCTTTGTATTCGCCGGTGCTAACAGCTAAGTTAGCATGGCTAACGGTGTGCATTTTCTGTGCATGCGCATACCGTAGCTACGTTAGCCATTTAGGAAGCTAGGTAATTTGATTTACACATCCTTTGTCTTGGTCCGCATGAGCCCCATGATTTTTAACTATCGTGCGCAGGTGCCATGCCAATTGACTAACGTTAGCTTTAATTATAGCACTTAGCGTTAGCTAAATTTGCAGCGGGAAAATAATCGAGTTTGCCTGGTATTTAAGTCATCGTTTTGCCTGTATATAGTGCACATGTGCGACCACTGCATTCATGGCCCCACCCTGGTTTTTGGTGCAAAGAGCATTTTTGCACAACTAGCCATTAAATGTGTGCCCAGAGTAGTTTAATTTAGTGATGGTATAACAAAATCAGACCAAGGTTCCGCGAGCAATTTTTTCACAACGGTGACACCCCTATCAATAGCTAAAGGTTTTGCATGTGGGCCTTTTGTCGCTGGCAAGTGTTGCGCACGACGTCCTTCCTGGTTTCGACGCATTAAGTTTTGACAAGTGGTGCGTCAGAAAGAAACGCACGAGATGCTTGTGAACGACCAAATATAGCTACTGTAGCCTACTACTCAAACAATTCGTCGTAGATGTTCGTGTAAAACGGCTAGGTTGGCTTAACCCTGATAACATTTGCGGAATTATCAATATCGTGCTTGGACGGAAGTGCGCATTCCAGTTTCTATTGTCATTGCGTTACACATTAGATTCAATTGAATGAAAGGTTATAAAaattcaaaatgttttttttggggggtgggggatcTCGATTTACATTCAATTTACTCGACTGATTAGAGCTATCCTATTTTCCCACTAGCTATTCATTTGTGAGGCCTTTATCATGTACCATTCTTGATCATATGAATAATGTATTACAACATGACATCAATGTGTTGGTTGTATTGtatataatgaatgaatgaatggttaCTGTTGAACACGATGGGCATCTGATTCCTGCTGGGTGCAAGGGCTTGGCTGAGGGAAGTGCTGGTTCAGTCATGAAAAGGCCCAGCCACAGTAGTCTTCAGTGCCCTATGGGTGCGATTGGACAGCTGCAGGGAATAACAAACTAAAATTATTTGTTCATTACAGCTACTTGACGTATTTTGTTTTCATTTCATGTTAAGTGAATTGGAATAAGAACGTATTGAGATTTTTTGCAACAGAATCTTGTTCTGACTTGGGGCCCAATGTCGGGCCACTGATACTTTTCAGCTGGCCTTTTCATAAGTCTTACTATGAATTAAACACCTTCTCGCAAAgcagaggttgttgattctgTTCGCCACACGTCTTTAGTGTCACACCTGATGTGAACACAATTACACTAGCGCTTCATTAACATCAACACTGGAGACAGACTGGTGTGGGTTAGGTGGAAGTGCAGCAGAAGTGAAGATTAGTCTCCAGAGCTACCTATGGGTTTGCAGTCAGGAACCTGACATGGCTGTGTCTTTTATCCTGTGACGTTACTTGAACCATTTGAGATTTCTGGGTATTTTATGGTAGGAAGAAAGGGATATCTGTTGCTCAGAGAATGTTTTCTGCATGGAGGAACTAAAAGGGTATAATCTTCACTGGCTCATGGTATTGGTCTTTTCAAACAGGCATCCCCAGTCACCGCTCTAGTCTGTGTCGTGACTTGCTGCAGTGTGAAGAAACATGCATTGTCTGAAGAGCTCTCAGAATGGTAACAGGAGTTCTCATTGTTTTTGGAAGATGGCAGGATTTAGTGAAGATGAATGGCAATTGGCTGCTGTTTGCAAACACTGGCCTCTTCACCCTCTGTATGAGGCCCCTGCCCTTCCTAGAGTAAATGAATGCCCTGGCAACTCTTTATAATTCTTTGGCAGTCATTTCCCTCCTGTTCGGACGTCACTAATCCAAACGTGTCCAAACTCTCTGGGCTCATCACTAGATGATTACATCCTGAGCCCAATGTTGTTTCTCTCACACAGGCCCTTGCCATCCACACATCCAGAGAAAACATGCCcacacccttcacacacacattccttcaAACTGGGTCACTACACAGTGGCAGGGCTCTGGACAATATGAAGCAACTCTCAGACCAGGAGTGCCATTTTTAACGAAGGCTTACTCTGGCTGTATGGATCTGGCTTTGCCTGAGGAAAGGAATACCTAGTCTACGTGATTTAGCAGAAGGTGGGGTGACAGGATTGGCCAAAACCTGCCAGACGGGGCGGGATGGTACAGCAAGCCTTTTGACAGTTGGTCACATCCTCTGCCCGGTTCCTACATGGGTTGTGATTCCTGTTGGGTAAAATGTCCTAATGGAAATCAGAAGACCTGCAAGGTTTATAGGGCTGTTGTGACTCAGGGATGTGGTCTGTTATTATGTTATTTTCCCACAGAGGATCCATTGTCTGAGACCGACCCATACATTCTAAGGCTTGATTCCTTTCCCAGTATTCACTCGCATGGTTACTTTACAGCAGTTTCTTACCTGGCATGGTTATCTTGAGTGCTGTAAACTTTTAGTTTTATAGGAGGgggacccccccctccccccctttgAGATGCTTCAAAGCCACACCTGTCACTGGCCCTTATCAGGCAGTGGCAAACTACCAATACACACCTATTACTCATCAGGAATTTTGGTGTGGGGAAAGGTTCAAAAAGCCCTCTGCTTTTTCTAAATGCCACTCCTGAGTCACGCTGTACATCATGCTGTTATGGCCAATGCTATGGATGGTGACTCGCAAAGTCCCCATTATCTTGAATGATCATGTGGGCAGCGGTCATAGAAACAGGATTGCCGTCTTGCTCATGGTGTCCCCCACCCATTGGACTAATGGCCATTCGTTCATCACTGCAAGTCATTGTGCTGCTACCTCCCTCTCGATTGCTTTTATCAGCTTTCCTTGAAGGGCCAATTCCTGCAGTATGGCAAGTCTCAGGCCCCCTTCCAATTTCTTCTGTGTTTTCTGTCCTGTCATTCTGTGCTGGTCATTAGGACTGGATAACCTCCATTGCTGCATAAATAAGACACCTCCTTAGAAATGGCGCTGGAGTTTTAGTTTTGTAATCAGTCGGTACTGATTGAATTGAATAGTTCATGAAGCCTGGGTTGCTGTAGACCACTCAgcgtttttttaaatgtatttctttttatttttttgtccCTCATCCCTCGGAAGCATATGATCgtaatctctgtctgtctctgcgcAGGCTTCCGGGGTGACAGTGACAGATGACGTTATCACAGTCTTCAACGAGATGAAAGTGCGCAAGTTGCAGGCAAACGAGgatgagaagaagaagaggaagaaggcaGTGCTGTTCTGCCTTAGTGAGGACAAGAAGCACATCATCctggaggagggtcaggagaTCCTGACAGGAGATGTGGGTGTCACCGTCCAGGACCCCTACCTGCACTTCGTCAAGATGCTGCCCCCAGATGACTGCCGTTACGCCCTCTATGACGCCACCTATGAGACCAAGGAGACCAAGAAAGAGGACCTGGTCTTCATCTTCTGGTAAGGGAAGCTTGGCTCGACTGGGGGGGGCCCATCACTCTACATTTTCTAGTATGGTGTCACTTGTTGAATGTTAAAATCACTTGGTTTCTACACTCGGGATACAAGTTAAACCATTTCCCCCACCCCGGCAGGGCCCCAGATGGTGCTCCCCTGAAGAGCAAGATGATCTACGCCAGCTCAAAAGATGCCATCAAGAAGAAGTTCACAGGTGAGGCGCAGATAGGAAACCTATTGGGCTCTGGGCTCTCTTCAAATTAAATGCCATCTCCTTGCTTAAGCTTCCAGCTTTGTGATTGGAATGCATACATTTTTTTAGGGTTTTATATGCAGCGGTTCATTTAGAAGGGATGTAAATACAGCGATTTTGCTTTTATTAAAAAAGGTAAAGATGCCACCCAGTGCTCACTATCACCCTCTATCTTTGATAAACACTGATCTTAAACTATTTTCTAAAATTGTAGTCAACTCACTTAACCAAATTGGTGCATCCCGACCAAGGCAGGTTTGTTAAACATTTATCCTCAGATAACCGCCGTCTTTTGCGTGCATGCTTCGTCAGAAACCAATGCTCCTTGGGCAGTTATTTTTCTCGACACAGTAACAGTTGATAGCCTGGTCAGACTTTTGGTCAGTTTTGGTACATATGGGAATTGGCTCCAATATGATTAAGACTATATGCCTATCCCTTAGCCATAATAACAGGCAATACCTTCTGTTTCCATTCAGAATAACTAGAAGTAGCAGGCACGGTCGATCCCATCTCACCTCTGCTATTTTTGTCTGTGGAGCCCCTGGCCCAGGCAATTTGACAATCAAAAGAAATTACACCAACATCTTGCAATTCTACGGATCACGTCATCTCATTATACGCTGACGATATCTTACTCTATCTGGACAATGTATCTCAATCTCTCCCAAAGGCTTTGAAGATCATAGACAAATTCGGTGTCATCTGAAGTTGCAGTACAAAGTTAATCTAACCAAATAAGCCCTACTGCCTCGACCCCAATGGAGTTCTCCATGATTTATGGAATCCCAATTTTCTCCCATTTTCAATATTTGGGAGTATTTCCATTGTCAGACTTTAACGGAAAGCTCAAACAATTCAGTCCAACCTCCAATGGAGCAATATCCCTGTTGCTTTGACAATCCGAATATCTATTGTTAGAATTAATATTGCCATGGCTGAATTTCTATAGTTCAATgtgtcccatctctcccccttttGGCTATTTGTATAAAATCCATAGTGCAATCTCAATGTATATGGCAAGGTAAGCGAGGCCAGATAAAATATAAAATTAACACTGTTGCACAGGGAAAGGCGTAGAACTATCCGTACCAAACTTTAAATTGTACTTCCAGGCACCAACATTTCATCCCATCCTAAATTGGTTTAGACATGATTCCGTCGCGCTCTGGCTTGAGTATAGAGATacatatggtgtctcctattgccctggaagaggtggtcttcactgatatgtcCCTTGAATAATTTAAACTATGCTTTGATCCTATTATTGCGCACCCAATTTTCTATTTGGCgtcaacattgaaatacagtaaCTGGGATTCAACATGTCATGGCCGTACTATAATATTTCACAATACCCTGTAATACCCCCCCCAATGGTCTACATGTGGAATCTGTACCCTTACTGATATCATTGTCGGAAATGGTTTGATAACATTACCAGGCAACTCCATTTTTCTATGTTTATGACTTTGGTCAGCTATGGTGTGTGCAAGTCCatattaggaaggtattcctAATTGTTCTTATACTCGATGTGTGTTGACTGTATGATCTGAACCCTTTACGGGGGGGATTTCTTTACTCATAAAATGTTTGTCAAAAACTATGCTGTGTCTAATGTGATGCTACATTTCCCCTCTGATTTTATTTTAGGTATCAAACACGAGTGGCAAGTGAACGGTTTGGAAGACATCAAGGATCGACGCACCCTTGCAGACAAGCTCGGCGGCTCATCGGTAGTCACCCTGGAAGGAAGCCCTATATAAATCTAGCCCCGGGCTTCAACTGAAGCCAAACACATCTGAGGGGTTTGGCTGTTCATTCCAATATGGTTGGGAGGGGTGACGCAGGACCAGGATCATTTGTGGGACTGttgggggggtggggtggggggacaGTTTTCAAATTCCATAACTGCAGGCTTTCATTCCacttcacacaacacaatgaaaatgaacaaaatacacacaaaaaggggaaaaaagctataaaattaaatataaaaaaaaatacaaaattgaaGGATTATGAAGACTAAATACACAATGTAAATgtttgaggacagggttttgttctctctggattccattagaatgacgaTCGCAGAGAAAGGGACCGGCAACAACTCCACAATTCCAACTATTGAATCTTCCAAGATATTATACTACTACCTTTTTTGCCTAACCTCTAGTTAAGTTTTCCAAGTGTGTGTAGCTGAGACTAGGTGTAGTACAAAACCATTTATTCTTGATTGCACAGGATTCATCAACCTATTCCAGGGGAACACATTTgctttaattttatttatttttttacatgcaAATTCCAGAAATGTTCACGTGATTAGTTATTTCCAGTTCTGAGTAAAAACAACATGGTATTGATGTAATAATTTAACACATTCCTCAAACAGGATCTGGTAGGGTTAGAATTCTGAATTGGGTCATGTGACGATAACATGGGGGAGATTTATTTGAAGAGCCTGTGTTCAGAACTTGGACTGGTATTGAATTGGTGGATGTTTTGTATGGTCTCCTTGTCTCTAATAAAAAGGCACTAAATGAGTAACCTTTTACTGCATTTTGTTTGTCTAGTGATTAAATAGTGGCAAGCTAATACTGTtgataagtcgctctggataagagcgtctgctaaatgacttaaatgtaaatgtaaatgttgataaTTTTAGCCTGTTCAAATGAATGTGGCTGTTTTTGCTTGATTCCTATTGAGTGTCACAGAGGCCTGGGTAATAAATCTGGAGTACTGTTGATCTATTAAACGGTTGGTTGGTGCTGCTATCCTTCTTACATGGGGCTGCTGTGGTGTTTCTTATATTTAACTGGGGAActcttattttaattttatttttttgtatacTGTGCAACTTTCCACTTGATTGAATTTTCGCTGTTAGAAATTATATTGAAACATAAGCCAATTAATTGTAGACTAAGTGATATGACAAAGATACAGAGAGTAAAAGCTGCATAGTGAGTCAATTTCCACACAATGTAAAGTTGAAGCGTGAGGCTCACCTCCACTTGGAAGCTACTGGAAGCGGCTACCACGGTGTGAACTGAACCATGTACTGTGTGAGAGCGAGTTCTTGCATCTGCTCATTTCAATATCTGCAGTGCTGCTCATGGCAACATTTTGTTGATGCTGCTGTAAAAGTGATGAAAAAATATCAAGATTTTAGGTTTTATATAAGGAAACCAGTCAATCGATATAAATTAGGCCCTATTCTATGGATTTCAATTGACCGGGAATACagatgcatctgttggtcacagataccttaatggtaggggtgtggatcagaaaaccagtcactatctggtgaccaccatttgcctcatgctgcACAACATGTTTCTGCATAATGTTGATCAGGCTGGTGATTGTGCcctgtgaaatgttgtcccactccactACAATGGCtatgtgaagttgctggatattggcaggaactggaacatgctgtcatacacgttGCTCCTGAGCACCTCAaacaaacatgctcaatgggtgacatgtctggtaagtatgcaggtcatggaagaaccgagacattttcagcttccagggaTTTTTAACAGATCCTTACATGGGGCCTAGCATTaaaatgctgaaacatgaggtgatggcggctgatgaatggcatgacaatgggcctcaggatcgtCACGGATTAAAATTGCTAGCGATAAAAAACAATTGTGTAGctaatgcctgcccataccataaccccaccaccacgggTCACTGAACATTGACGTATGTAAACGGCTCGCCCACACAACCCAAAAcattgtctgccatctgcccaagtacagttgaaaccgggattaattCCTGAAGAGCCCACTTCCCCAGCATGCCAGTGAGCGTTTGCCTGCTGAAGTCAGGTGAGGACAAAGCAAGTAAATGAGCTTCCCGCAGACGGTTTCTGATAGTTTGTTCAGAGATTCTTTGGTTGTGTAAACTCAGTTTGGTCCGGGTGGCAGACGATCCCTCAGCTGAAGAagtcggatgtggaggtcctgggctggcgtggttacacgtggtctgcggttgtgaggctggttggacgtactgccaaattgtctAAAACAACTTTGGAGGCAGCTTATAGTAGAGTAATGAACATTTGATTTTCTGGCAACTTTGGTAGaccttcctgcagtcagcatgctaattgcatgCTTCCTCAAATCCTGAGCCATCTGTGGGATTGTGTTTGACaattgcacattttagtggccttttattgtcccgagCACAAGGTGGACCTGTGTAATGTTCATGCCGTTTAAATCAGCTGTAAGGTGAATGGctaatcttggcaaaggagaaatgctaacagggatgtaaagaaatttgtgcacaaaaatgAACATTTCTGCgaccttttatttcagctcatgaaacttgggatcaacactttacattttgggtttatatttttgttcagtatatataaagAGACACTGGCATCATGCATCCTAAATATATTTGTATACTGACCACAAGAGGGAACTCTAACTCCACTTCTGAAAAGTGGATTCCATTTTACAGAAGCAAGCCATTCTTTGTATACCTGCTGGTTTCCATAACACAATAACTCGGACAAGCAATCATGATAGAAATCTCAGTTTATTAAAATAGATATAGGCATTTTCAAAAAATAAAATTATTACCAACATTCTGATTTTCCTGCCCCCCCCATTTGCTCAAAAGCAAGTTGAATATGCTGCAGGCATTCAGAGTAAGAAACCCCCTCCTAGGTTTTTAAGAATGTATTTGATTGATTTCACCATCTATACCTTTGAGCCTTTTTGACATGTTTGGTGTATTGAGGCTCAATATGTTTTCAGTGTGGCTAGGTACGCCTCTGGATCATTGGGGAAAAGTATGCCTTTTAACTAGCGTCTTTCTAACACAATGACAAGTTCCTGTACTCTCCAAAACCGTTCACATCCTTCAAGACATTACCTAAACAAATAAACCGTCCCGTCACCACATCTATGTAAATTCAACTACCCACCCACACATTTAATCCTAAATGTTGAAAAGCATGCGGTCGCGGTATTATAGAGTACAATGGGAGAGCATGATATATATAAAGAAAATCAGTCCAGTATTTCCCTCCATTGGCTAAAGCGAGTCAGTACATTGTAGAAAATGAACGGCTGCTACCACAGTTATAAAACAGGAGAGACGGGGAGCACGCAATGAAAGGATCAGTGTTATTCTTTTCCCTCTAATAAAAGTGGTTCTGTTTAATACAGTGGAAATATCAACTCAGTGTTGTGAAGCTGACCATAAGGAAAAGTGCATTAAAAAGCTGCTGTGATGATAGCAGATGTGTTAGAAAGGAGGCATAGACCCCGAAAAAAGGAGCTAGTTAAGTCTGAGACAGAAAACATTTACATTCACTGAGGGAACTGAGTTGGATCCAAAGGGACATTCCTGCACTTTCCAGAGTAAGGGACAGTCACAGTGGTTCACGACTTTCCAAGGAAAACATGTTATGGCGCATGAAGGTTTAGCAGTCCTGTTTTCTTAGATAGTATTGAAGACTTTAAATATTTATTAGGTTTAAATCCAGTTTCACTCTTGCCCGTTATAGAATGAGTTGAGGAGTAATTTCCTCCACATCTCCTTTAAGGGATTTTGTGCTTACTTTAATCACTTTTCAGTCATGAGCTTCATAGCCTCCATCTTCTCTTAGTTcatcccccctccccttctctttctcagTCCTGGATACAGTCCACTCGGTTCCCATGCACCCAGTAACAGATCTGGGCAAACTTCAGCGGGGTGAATCTCACAGCCACGTTGTAGTCTCGGTTCTCCCCGTCAATCTCCAGCCACTGGTGTCCAGAGAAGATGCCAATGACTTTCCTCTCCCACCGTTCCAGAGCCGTGTCCCACACGCGGCCGTACACCCCCGAGCCGCTGGCCCCCGGCCGGGCATCACAATGCTGGTAGATCAGGTCATTAGACTCATCCTCCACAGGACAAAAGCGGTAGACCAGCTCCCCAGGCCTGTCACTGTCAAACCCAGAGAAGTGGATGCGTTTCCCTGCCAGGTCATCAGAGGAAGGAGCCACAGACAGACGCATGAAGGGCCTGCGGTGGGGCCAGCGCAGTTCCAGGAGGGCGTAGTCAAAGTCCATGCTGACCTCCTGGGGGCCCTGGATCCAGCCTTTGGGGACACGAGTGCTTTTGACCCGGACCCAGCGCACCAGGGGTATCTTGGTGGGGGTCTGACTGGGCTTGGTGCCGTTGATGTACGGAGGAGTCAGGAAGCCCACCCTCAGTTTACGGGCTCCCTTGACGTAATCCTTCCCATCATGCACGCAGTGGGCAGCGGTCAGAACGTGGCGTTGAGACACCAGGACCCCGGTGCAGCCAGTGGAGATCCTCACGGCTGTGGAGAACGGGTAGTCCAACAGGAAGTGGTCACCGCGGATGTTGAAGCGCCCATCAGCCCCGTAAATCTGTCGTTTCTGACGCCTGTGCCGACTGGTaactctccatcctctcattGGTGGTGGTTGAAGGGCAGGACTGATGGTTCCCTCATAATCATCCTCGTCCTCCACATCCATAGTGGTGAGGGTACGAGAACCATCCGCATAGAGCGTCTCGAAGGCCAGCTGCTCAGTCAGGAGCTCTCGCCTTCGCTCTTGCTCTCCCTTGTGGTAGCAGCTGGCGTTACAGTGAGTGGTGAAGTCCAATTGAGTCTGAGCACtgaagagagagcgggagaggggcAGGGGTACATGGGGCACCAGTGAAGGGAGGTGGACGGGATCTTGGTGAGGGAGGGCTcgggatgacagagagagggggaggaggagcgaGAGGAGCAGCATTGAGGTGGAGGGATGAGCCAGGCCAGAGTTTGGATGTGGAGACATGGTCGTTGATCAAAACACTGAAACGAAAAAACAGATACATTTTACGTACATTGAACC encodes:
- the LOC118363459 gene encoding serine protease 23-like encodes the protein MSPHPNSGLAHPSTSMLLLSLLLPLSLSSRALPHQDPVHLPSLVPHVPLPLSRSLFSAQTQLDFTTHCNASCYHKGEQERRRELLTEQLAFETLYADGSRTLTTMDVEDEDDYEGTISPALQPPPMRGWRVTSRHRRQKRQIYGADGRFNIRGDHFLLDYPFSTAVRISTGCTGVLVSQRHVLTAAHCVHDGKDYVKGARKLRVGFLTPPYINGTKPSQTPTKIPLVRWVRVKSTRVPKGWIQGPQEVSMDFDYALLELRWPHRRPFMRLSVAPSSDDLAGKRIHFSGFDSDRPGELVYRFCPVEDESNDLIYQHCDARPGASGSGVYGRVWDTALERWERKVIGIFSGHQWLEIDGENRDYNVAVRFTPLKFAQICYWVHGNRVDCIQD
- the LOC118363458 gene encoding cofilin-2-like — its product is MASGVTVTDDVITVFNEMKVRKLQANEDEKKKRKKAVLFCLSEDKKHIILEEGQEILTGDVGVTVQDPYLHFVKMLPPDDCRYALYDATYETKETKKEDLVFIFWAPDGAPLKSKMIYASSKDAIKKKFTGIKHEWQVNGLEDIKDRRTLADKLGGSSVVTLEGSPI